The following coding sequences lie in one Drosophila sulfurigaster albostrigata strain 15112-1811.04 chromosome 2R, ASM2355843v2, whole genome shotgun sequence genomic window:
- the LOC133838395 gene encoding uncharacterized protein LOC133838395 isoform X5, whose protein sequence is MSLKLKVFEVIWFKDTMQLDTTERHIMENRGSRHTLIIRKVHPQDFGNYSCVAENQLGKSRKTLQLSGKPNVAVFNSPAISQYKDRYNISWAVDSHTPIEEYKLSFRKLPQGHEVVDNAIDSQSSLSSSSSSSSSSSHSSQMYGSATHNHRIGSNLGNYGGYGNLMHWGHNDWRDVVLPAVPLSHHYTQGMSYMVRGLDPDQQYEATVQSRNRYGWSDLTNSFFFSTSSNDVLVDLSTFLNHGQSDNEMRDLSVTFYGSGAVNRQKLSLITLSGATLMLRLILA, encoded by the exons ATGAGTTTGAAGTTGAAAGTTTTTGAA GTAATTTGGTTCAAAGATACCATGCAATTGGACACCACCGAGCGCCACATCATGGAGAATCGCGGCTCACGTCACACGCTGATTATACGCAAAGTGCATCCGCAGGACTTTGGCAACTACTCCTGCGTGGCTGAGAATCAACTTGGCAAGTCACGCAAAACTTTACAGCTCAGCGGAAAACCGAATGTTGCCGTTTTTAATTCACCAGCAATCAGTCAATACAAGGACAG ATACAACATCTCCTGGGCAGTGGACTCGCATACACCCATCGAAGAGTACAAGTTGTCCTTCCGCAAGCTGCCACAAGGACATGAGGTCGTTGACAATGCCATTGACTCGCAATCCTCgctgtcgtcatcgtcatcatcatcatcgtcgtcgtcgcactCATCCCAAATGTACGGCTCGGCCACCCACAATCATCGCATTGGCAGCAACTTGGGCAACTATGGTGGCTATGGCAATCTGATGCACTGGGGTCACAATGATTGGCGCGATGTTGTGCTCCCTGCTGTCCCCCTCTCACACCACTACACGCAAGGCATGAGCTACATGGTGCGCGGACTTGATCCCGATCAACAGTACGAGGCCACAGTGCAGTCCCG CAATCGCTATGGCTGGAGCGACTTGACCAACAGTTTTTTCTTCTCCACGTCATCAAATG ATGTACTTGTCGATCTGTCAACATTCTTAAATCACGGTCAGTCAG ATAACGAGATGCGAGACCTGAGTGTAACGTTCTATGGCAGCGGCGCTGTGAATCGACAGAAACTGAGCCTCATCACATTAAGCGGAGCCACGCTGATGCTGCGATTAATCTTGGCTTAG